From a single Bryobacter aggregatus MPL3 genomic region:
- a CDS encoding serine hydrolase, with product MQVSVRCRVIFESGDLKRVSKVASVRKSILAMLYGKYQIDLDLTVEQLGLTDVSPFLPIEKKARLYHLLTARSGIYLPTANEGLTVLASRRGSQGPGTYFQYHNWDFNAVGTAFEKETGKDIFVALEQDLTGRCNERTMRCQLPGIRSTRCIFRRATWRGSDC from the coding sequence ATGCAGGTTTCAGTTCGATGCCGGGTGATTTTTGAGTCTGGCGATTTGAAGCGTGTCAGCAAGGTCGCCTCGGTTCGCAAAAGCATTCTGGCAATGCTGTACGGGAAGTATCAGATCGATCTCGATCTGACCGTCGAACAACTGGGGCTCACTGACGTTTCCCCGTTCTTACCCATCGAAAAGAAGGCTCGCCTCTACCATCTCCTGACCGCGCGCTCCGGCATCTATTTGCCGACGGCGAACGAGGGATTGACGGTGCTTGCTTCCCGCCGCGGATCGCAAGGTCCGGGCACCTATTTTCAATATCACAACTGGGACTTTAACGCGGTAGGAACCGCATTTGAGAAGGAAACCGGAAAGGATATCTTCGTCGCTCTCGAGCAGGACTTGACCGGGCGTTGCAACGAAAGAACGATGAGATGCCAATTACCAGGCATCCGGAGTACGCGATGTATCTTTCGACGCGCGACATGGCGCGGCTCGGATTGTTGA
- a CDS encoding ABC transporter permease, producing the protein MNRSVTWTVYRKELTELLRDRRTLISMVLLPMVVFPLLFGVVGRFMGEAEKKAATEATTVAIVAGSIPEVFLAPIAKSGLQRVEVPDVASAVANKTAATGLSVSADQKSLTIYAEGTRQASGMAADKLRSALSEYRDSLVVEKLREVKLDASVLTPFTVKRENVASERKMGGFMLGSILGYVVILLMFSGGMYPAIDMTAGEKERKTIETLLASPARRTDIVLAKILACVTATYLTAVLTTTSLFLSLKRGGGTMKGMEKMVGNVPTDVSTIGLVLLTLLPVAVMAGALMISIALRARSFKEAQSYLTPLIMLAIFPSLLGGLPGMELSPALSLVPIFNASQLLKSILQGDVPLVSFAITNLANLSYAVLCFALAVRIFNNEKVLFRT; encoded by the coding sequence ATGAATCGGAGCGTCACGTGGACGGTGTATCGCAAAGAACTGACTGAGTTGCTGCGCGATCGCCGCACGCTGATCAGCATGGTGCTGTTGCCGATGGTGGTGTTCCCACTTCTTTTTGGGGTGGTGGGACGCTTTATGGGAGAGGCCGAGAAGAAGGCGGCGACGGAGGCTACCACGGTTGCCATTGTGGCCGGCTCCATCCCCGAGGTCTTTCTGGCTCCGATTGCGAAGAGCGGTTTGCAGCGAGTGGAGGTGCCTGATGTGGCGAGTGCCGTGGCAAATAAGACGGCCGCGACCGGACTGAGCGTGTCGGCCGATCAGAAGTCGCTCACCATCTATGCCGAGGGCACGCGCCAGGCAAGCGGCATGGCCGCTGACAAGCTACGGAGTGCCTTGTCGGAGTATCGGGATTCACTTGTAGTCGAGAAGTTGCGCGAGGTGAAGTTGGATGCGAGTGTCCTCACGCCGTTTACGGTGAAGCGCGAAAATGTGGCGAGCGAACGCAAGATGGGCGGCTTCATGCTGGGCAGCATTTTGGGCTACGTGGTGATTCTGCTGATGTTCTCGGGAGGCATGTATCCGGCGATCGATATGACGGCAGGAGAAAAGGAACGCAAGACAATCGAGACTCTGCTGGCCAGCCCTGCGCGGCGTACGGACATCGTGCTCGCAAAGATTCTTGCCTGCGTTACGGCCACCTATCTCACTGCAGTGCTGACCACGACGAGCCTCTTCCTCAGTTTGAAACGGGGAGGCGGCACGATGAAGGGCATGGAGAAGATGGTTGGCAATGTTCCGACAGATGTCTCGACGATTGGATTGGTGCTGCTGACGCTGTTGCCGGTGGCGGTGATGGCTGGGGCGTTGATGATCTCGATTGCCCTGCGCGCCCGCAGTTTCAAGGAAGCACAGAGCTATCTAACGCCGCTGATCATGCTGGCGATCTTCCCGTCACTGTTGGGCGGACTGCCGGGCATGGAACTGAGCCCGGCCCTGAGCCTGGTGCCCATCTTCAACGCGAGCCAGTTGTTGAAGAGCATTTTGCAGGGCGATGTTCCGCTTGTCTCCTTCGCGATCACGAACCTGGCGAATCTGTCCTATGCCGTGCTTTGTTTTGCCCTGGCCGTGCGCATCTTCAACAATGAGAAGGTGCTGTTTCGGACTTAG